A single region of the Enterococcus mundtii genome encodes:
- a CDS encoding ABC transporter ATP-binding protein, with amino-acid sequence MLKIVKRISLTSAIAATVFMIIQVLADLYLPTLTSNIIDKGVAKGDVDYIWQTGFVMIGFSLISILAAIANTFFATRESQKLGKQLRTEVYQKAENLTKDKFDKYGTASLITRTTNDVTQIQLVMQMFLRMMINAPITLVGASILAYQKDHQLTRIFLVVIPVMIILIGGIMYFAVPLFKSMQKKTDRLNLVFREGLTGVRVIRAFDKTRFEENRFDLANKDYTNTAIKVNTIVALMMPLMTLIMSGTNVAITWFGGHYIADMTLEVGNLIAFMTYAMQILISFMMLSAIFIMVPRAQASADRINEVLEEDAGIVDPEQPETVALAGKDASLSFEQVNYRYHGAEKLALEDINFEASSGDIVAIIGGTGSGKTTLVNLIPRLYDIESGEIAINGTSITDMTQYNLRELMGFVPQKAVLFSGTIRENMQYGKEDATDEMIWKALEIAQAKDFVSEMEDGLDSHVEQGGGNFSGGQRQRLAIARALVKEADIYVFDDSFSALDFKTDAKLRQALKENMTESITVLVAQRVSTVMDADTILVLDEGKLVGKGTHKELLATNETYKEIVNSQLREEDLA; translated from the coding sequence ATGCTAAAAATTGTCAAACGAATTTCATTGACCTCAGCAATCGCTGCAACGGTCTTTATGATTATTCAAGTGTTAGCAGATCTGTATTTGCCAACGTTAACATCTAATATTATTGACAAAGGCGTAGCAAAAGGTGACGTCGACTATATTTGGCAGACGGGATTTGTCATGATCGGATTTTCTTTGATCAGTATTTTAGCCGCCATTGCCAATACGTTTTTTGCTACACGAGAATCTCAAAAGTTAGGAAAACAATTACGAACAGAAGTCTATCAAAAAGCCGAAAATTTGACGAAAGACAAATTCGACAAGTATGGAACAGCTTCATTGATCACTCGTACAACGAATGATGTGACGCAGATCCAATTGGTGATGCAAATGTTTTTACGGATGATGATCAATGCACCCATCACTCTTGTTGGGGCAAGTATCCTTGCTTATCAAAAGGACCATCAACTGACAAGAATTTTCTTAGTCGTGATTCCTGTCATGATCATTTTGATCGGTGGTATTATGTATTTTGCTGTTCCTCTATTCAAGAGCATGCAAAAGAAAACGGACCGCTTAAACCTTGTTTTTCGTGAAGGATTAACCGGTGTACGTGTCATCAGGGCGTTTGACAAAACACGTTTTGAAGAAAATCGTTTTGATTTAGCGAATAAGGATTATACAAATACGGCAATCAAAGTCAACACGATTGTTGCATTGATGATGCCATTGATGACGTTGATCATGAGTGGGACGAACGTAGCGATCACATGGTTTGGTGGGCACTACATAGCGGATATGACATTAGAGGTCGGAAATCTGATTGCCTTCATGACTTATGCGATGCAAATTTTGATTAGTTTCATGATGCTATCAGCAATCTTTATCATGGTTCCTCGTGCCCAAGCTTCGGCTGATCGGATCAATGAAGTACTAGAAGAAGACGCGGGTATCGTTGATCCAGAACAACCAGAAACGGTTGCTTTAGCTGGAAAAGACGCAAGTTTGTCATTCGAACAGGTGAATTACCGTTACCACGGCGCAGAAAAACTAGCGTTGGAAGATATCAACTTTGAAGCGTCATCTGGCGATATCGTAGCTATCATTGGTGGTACAGGTTCAGGAAAAACGACTTTAGTGAATCTGATCCCACGTTTGTATGATATTGAATCGGGTGAGATCGCGATTAACGGAACGAGCATCACTGATATGACGCAATATAACTTGCGTGAATTGATGGGATTTGTTCCCCAAAAAGCTGTCCTTTTTTCTGGAACGATTCGTGAGAATATGCAATATGGGAAAGAAGACGCAACAGATGAGATGATTTGGAAAGCATTAGAGATCGCCCAAGCAAAAGACTTTGTTTCTGAAATGGAAGATGGTTTAGATAGTCATGTCGAACAAGGCGGCGGAAATTTCTCTGGTGGACAAAGACAGCGATTAGCCATTGCGCGTGCCTTAGTAAAAGAAGCCGACATCTATGTCTTTGATGATTCATTCTCAGCACTAGACTTTAAAACAGATGCGAAACTCCGTCAAGCACTAAAAGAAAATATGACAGAAAGTATCACCGTTTTAGTGGCGCAACGAGTAAGTACCGTCATGGATGCAGATACGATCTTAGTATTAGATGAAGGAAAACTTGTTGGAAAAGGAACGCATAAAGAATTACTAGCAACAAATGAAACATACAAAGAAATCGTCAACTCACAATTGAGAGAGGAGGATTTAGCATGA
- a CDS encoding TetR/AcrR family transcriptional regulator, translating to MPTQTFFHLPEEKQQRLLEAARVEFSRVPLNEASIAQIVKLAGISRGSFYQYFEDKEDLYFYYFETVRSDSTKNMIQLIKESNGDLFIGFELYFGKMIRDILEGENAAFYKHLFMHMDYRASRKVVPHPQGHRPSPHKNHKKASKELIGLIDRSNLRVKDDHEMELLFQLVMSTLFTTIAHAYKSFSTSEEYSVEQAIAEFNLKLSWIKDGAYK from the coding sequence ATGCCGACACAGACTTTTTTTCATCTACCTGAAGAAAAACAGCAAAGACTTTTAGAAGCTGCCAGGGTCGAATTTTCAAGAGTACCATTGAATGAAGCTTCGATTGCACAAATCGTGAAACTTGCGGGGATCTCTAGAGGTAGTTTTTATCAATATTTTGAAGATAAAGAAGATCTTTATTTTTATTATTTTGAAACCGTTCGTAGCGATAGTACAAAAAATATGATCCAACTAATCAAAGAATCGAATGGAGACTTATTTATCGGTTTTGAACTTTATTTTGGGAAAATGATTCGAGATATTCTAGAAGGTGAAAATGCCGCGTTTTATAAACATCTTTTTATGCACATGGATTACCGTGCCTCACGAAAAGTCGTGCCGCATCCACAAGGACATCGTCCATCACCACATAAAAATCATAAAAAAGCGTCCAAAGAGTTGATTGGTTTGATTGATCGTTCCAATCTTAGAGTAAAAGATGACCATGAAATGGAATTATTGTTTCAGTTAGTCATGAGTACACTGTTTACAACGATTGCTCATGCCTATAAATCATTTTCAACCTCTGAGGAGTATTCTGTTGAACAAGCCATTGCAGAATTCAATCTAAAACTGTCATGGATAAAAGATGGCGCTTATAAATAG
- a CDS encoding rhodanese-like domain-containing protein, producing the protein MIKSITVHELYFVNQKKDVVILDVRKTNEYIKKHLSHSISIPITSLPAQLNNLDTKKQYYIVGASNHSAQEITSYLIENGLQATYVIDNMKLFESRELTSPL; encoded by the coding sequence ATGATCAAATCAATAACCGTCCACGAACTCTATTTCGTCAATCAAAAGAAGGATGTTGTAATTCTAGATGTCCGAAAAACGAATGAGTATATAAAAAAACACCTAAGTCATTCGATATCCATCCCTATTACCAGTTTGCCAGCCCAATTAAATAATCTCGATACAAAAAAACAGTACTACATTGTCGGAGCATCTAACCATTCAGCACAAGAAATCACTAGTTACCTAATAGAAAACGGATTGCAAGCAACTTATGTGATCGACAACATGAAGTTATTTGAAAGTCGTGAATTAACTAGTCCTCTTTGA
- a CDS encoding NAD(P)H-dependent oxidoreductase — protein MASVLVIKGHPLTAQESRSVNALTSFLTSYKENHPNDEVTVLDLYRDDIPEIDEELLSGWEALRAGADFSSLSENQQQKIARFNELTEQFLAADKIVIANALWNLNIPTKLKAWFDTVNVAGKTFKYTENGPVGLVTGKKALHIQSNGGIYNGQDFASQYVKAILNFVGIDQVDQLFIEGIDYTPDRAEELMQAALDKATAFGKDF, from the coding sequence ATGGCATCAGTATTAGTAATCAAAGGACATCCACTAACTGCACAAGAATCACGTTCAGTTAACGCATTAACTAGTTTTTTAACTAGCTACAAAGAAAATCATCCAAACGACGAGGTAACTGTTTTAGACCTTTATCGTGATGATATCCCAGAAATTGATGAAGAATTGCTTTCTGGATGGGAAGCGCTTCGTGCAGGTGCAGATTTCTCTAGTCTATCTGAAAACCAACAACAAAAAATTGCTCGTTTCAACGAATTGACAGAGCAATTCCTAGCAGCAGATAAAATCGTTATTGCCAATGCTTTATGGAATTTGAACATTCCTACAAAATTAAAAGCTTGGTTTGATACAGTCAATGTTGCTGGTAAAACTTTCAAGTATACTGAAAATGGTCCTGTTGGCTTAGTTACTGGTAAAAAAGCACTACACATCCAATCAAATGGCGGAATCTACAATGGACAAGATTTTGCTTCTCAATATGTAAAAGCAATCTTGAACTTTGTCGGCATCGATCAAGTCGACCAATTATTTATCGAGGGGATCGACTATACACCTGATCGTGCAGAAGAATTGATGCAAGCTGCCTTAGATAAAGCAACTGCATTCGGTAAAGACTTCTAG
- a CDS encoding bacteriocin immunity protein: MSHLRWFSGGNDRRKTAETIINELIADLALDLGNESLREVLHAYLEKLQNDGASVPFILSRMNLDISNALKKDGASLNEHQSEKLRELMAISSIRYGY; the protein is encoded by the coding sequence ATGAGTCATCTAAGATGGTTTTCTGGTGGAAACGATCGACGCAAAACAGCAGAAACAATCATTAATGAATTGATAGCTGATTTAGCGTTAGACCTTGGAAATGAATCGCTTAGAGAGGTTTTACACGCTTATCTAGAAAAATTACAAAATGATGGAGCATCAGTGCCGTTCATTCTAAGCCGTATGAACTTAGATATATCTAATGCATTGAAAAAAGATGGCGCCTCTCTCAACGAGCATCAATCCGAAAAGCTACGTGAACTGATGGCTATTTCTAGTATTAGATATGGTTATTAA
- a CDS encoding lactonase family protein yields the protein MIKKIILGTYTRRKSEGIYQIELDTDKGTLENLTLVTKENSPTYVAKSDAGNLYTVTSVDGLGGVGAYDHSYNFLNAVTEAGAPLCYVTVDEQRQLVYGANYHKGEVNVYRITEDGSLEATDAVFHQEPTGPHKNQDHAHVHYTDLTPDQRLAVCDLGTDRVYTYDVDENGKLAVKAVLEVEPGTGPRHLVFHPNNQFVYLFGELDSTVRVLSYDETTGEFKEVQKISTLPEGFTEENGGAAIRISNDGRFVYASNRGHNSIAVFAVNEEGSHLEHVQTISTEGDFPRDFALDPENDYVVSANQNTDNLTLYKRDATTGELTLIQKDIYAPECVCVYFD from the coding sequence ATGATAAAAAAAATCATTCTAGGAACATATACAAGACGAAAAAGTGAAGGAATTTATCAAATCGAATTAGATACAGATAAAGGCACTTTAGAGAATCTAACGTTAGTGACAAAAGAAAATAGCCCAACGTATGTGGCAAAAAGCGATGCAGGTAATCTTTACACAGTAACAAGTGTCGATGGGTTAGGTGGAGTCGGTGCATACGATCATTCATATAATTTTTTGAATGCGGTAACAGAAGCCGGCGCACCTTTGTGTTACGTGACAGTCGATGAGCAACGCCAACTGGTTTATGGCGCAAATTATCATAAAGGAGAAGTCAATGTTTATCGTATCACTGAAGACGGTAGTTTAGAGGCGACAGATGCAGTCTTTCATCAAGAACCGACTGGTCCACACAAAAACCAAGATCATGCCCATGTCCATTACACAGACTTAACACCTGACCAACGATTAGCTGTCTGTGATCTAGGAACTGATCGTGTGTACACATATGATGTCGATGAAAATGGGAAATTAGCTGTAAAAGCTGTATTAGAAGTAGAGCCAGGAACCGGCCCACGTCATTTAGTTTTTCATCCTAATAATCAATTCGTCTATTTGTTTGGTGAGTTAGATAGTACAGTTCGTGTTCTTTCCTATGATGAAACAACAGGCGAATTCAAAGAAGTGCAAAAAATCAGCACATTGCCTGAAGGATTCACCGAAGAAAATGGTGGGGCTGCCATCCGTATTTCAAACGATGGACGTTTTGTCTACGCATCAAATCGGGGACATAATTCGATTGCTGTATTCGCTGTGAATGAAGAAGGTTCACATTTAGAACACGTACAGACAATCTCAACTGAAGGAGATTTCCCAAGAGATTTCGCCTTAGATCCAGAAAATGATTACGTGGTATCTGCCAACCAGAATACGGATAATCTTACCTTGTACAAACGTGATGCTACAACTGGAGAATTGACATTGATCCAAAAAGACATCTATGCACCTGAGTGTGTCTGTGTTTACTTTGATTAA
- a CDS encoding PTS glucitol/sorbitol transporter subunit IIA: protein MTQATITEIGTSAINSEEPMLILFDQSATSALRDYTIIQEFSTKENFSLNQGDQISFDHQEYTIEHVGPLANENLTTVGHVTLVFEQPPAGDRIVNGIYLSPYQLPEITVGTTIDYKQVN, encoded by the coding sequence ATGACTCAAGCAACGATAACAGAAATTGGCACGTCAGCAATCAATTCAGAGGAACCTATGCTGATTTTATTCGATCAGTCGGCAACATCCGCGTTGCGTGACTATACGATCATTCAAGAATTTAGTACAAAAGAGAATTTTTCACTTAATCAAGGTGATCAAATTTCTTTTGATCATCAAGAATATACCATCGAACATGTTGGTCCGTTGGCCAATGAAAACTTAACAACGGTTGGTCATGTGACTCTGGTTTTTGAACAACCACCAGCAGGTGACAGAATCGTCAATGGAATCTATTTGTCCCCTTATCAACTACCAGAAATCACTGTCGGCACGACCATCGACTATAAGCAGGTGAACTAA
- a CDS encoding AI-2E family transporter, which translates to MEEDKKRKIKPVSWFWRWFLNNQVVTALLVVLLVLLIVFLFTKVSYLFEPIWQFLAIVSLPIILSGILYYLMNPVVDYFEKKNIPRLYSIIGLFILVVALIVWGSVVIIPKIQEQTVSFVSNFPQYVETIDDKLTEIFRDPLFSQFREQLENTGDQFMNSAGDILQNLSKSTVQSLGSFVGAVATIVVAVLTMPFILFYLLKDGKQLAPYLVKFLPTRMRVPTLKVLGEMNSQVSSYIRGQLTVAFAVAVMFMIGFAIIGLDYAVTLGIIAGFLNLIPYLGSFLAMIPAVFLAIVAGPIMLVKVLIVFALEQTIEGRLISPLVLGNQLSIHPVTILLVLLTSGKLFGVVGVILGIPVYAAAKVLISHIFEWYTTISSLYEEKQQE; encoded by the coding sequence ATGGAAGAGGATAAAAAAAGAAAAATCAAACCTGTTTCATGGTTTTGGCGTTGGTTTTTGAATAATCAAGTAGTCACGGCTTTATTAGTCGTTCTTTTGGTCTTACTGATCGTTTTCTTATTTACGAAAGTCTCTTATCTTTTTGAGCCCATTTGGCAGTTTCTAGCAATCGTTAGTTTACCGATCATTCTATCAGGTATCTTATATTACCTGATGAATCCTGTCGTCGATTATTTTGAAAAGAAAAATATTCCAAGGCTCTATAGTATCATCGGTTTATTTATACTTGTTGTCGCTTTGATCGTCTGGGGAAGTGTAGTGATCATCCCGAAAATCCAAGAACAAACCGTCAGCTTTGTCAGCAATTTTCCACAATACGTCGAGACCATCGATGACAAATTAACCGAGATTTTTCGTGATCCACTATTCAGTCAATTTAGAGAGCAACTGGAAAATACAGGCGATCAGTTTATGAATTCTGCTGGCGATATTTTACAGAATCTATCAAAAAGCACCGTTCAAAGCTTAGGGAGTTTTGTTGGCGCTGTAGCTACGATCGTTGTTGCCGTATTGACGATGCCGTTTATTTTATTTTATCTGTTGAAAGATGGAAAACAATTAGCACCTTATTTGGTCAAGTTCTTACCCACTCGTATGAGAGTGCCTACGTTAAAAGTCTTAGGTGAGATGAACAGCCAAGTCTCTTCTTATATTCGTGGACAGCTGACTGTGGCTTTCGCAGTTGCGGTGATGTTCATGATCGGATTTGCAATCATCGGGTTAGATTATGCTGTCACTTTAGGAATCATTGCCGGTTTCTTGAACTTGATCCCTTACTTAGGTTCATTTTTAGCGATGATCCCTGCGGTATTTTTAGCCATCGTTGCAGGACCGATCATGTTGGTCAAAGTATTGATCGTTTTCGCCTTAGAGCAAACCATCGAAGGCCGTTTGATCTCGCCACTTGTACTTGGCAATCAGTTGTCGATCCATCCAGTGACGATTTTACTTGTCCTATTAACATCCGGAAAATTATTTGGTGTGGTCGGTGTGATTTTAGGGATACCTGTCTATGCCGCAGCGAAAGTATTGATTTCTCACATTTTTGAATGGTACACTACGATTTCTTCCCTTTATGAAGAAAAGCAACAAGAATAA
- a CDS encoding LTA synthase family protein, whose amino-acid sequence MNKHLDKFSTKQQKILRITTLGVVTVLVILISNLYLQWCQNNLSVDLALKFAFSWHTEKFLLACFVLLTVFLFMVAFAGSYLFGLLFYLVSIGILGFANYLKMSYRQEPIYPDDLKMITEFNLLKDMTGTPIFIGLILLAILAFGGVVWAIVRSFKKDRTFQIYRILTLIMTVAMMGYFSNFNNPNNLLRKAYNQTALWIPYSQKMNYYNTGFIGGFLYNLKVEPMERPEGYSKEKINEITEKYQAIADEKNQTASDEQPNIIYVMSESFSDPSHLNGVTVTGDPLADYREVANQTYSGRMLSQNYGGGTANIEFEALTGLSMALFNGQMTTPYTMLVPKLDQLPSLVSTLNAQNYRTTAIHPYNTSMYKREDVYQTLGFDSFISEGNMTYTDTIDNNPYISDESAYKEILDLLKDEQTPQFVHLVTMQTHMPYAGKYSQLDFSATTEDDTGTDTLNNYLQDIAYSSQALKAFTEALKDTPRRTLVVFWGDHLPGIYSDEIKNKNEKQALHQTEFLMFDTAGELEKGETNDAVTSPFYFAANLLEQTNQKTTGFYQLLLEMESAIPAFERELYFQNGQWGKEAQLNQAQEEVYEAYRLIQYDLVSGEQYSLDAGFYEK is encoded by the coding sequence TTGAACAAACATTTAGATAAGTTTTCAACCAAACAACAAAAAATTCTACGAATCACTACTCTGGGGGTAGTAACAGTCTTAGTGATACTTATAAGTAATTTGTATTTACAATGGTGCCAGAATAATCTTTCAGTTGATTTAGCCTTGAAATTTGCTTTTTCATGGCACACAGAAAAATTTTTACTTGCTTGTTTCGTATTACTTACTGTCTTTTTATTTATGGTCGCTTTCGCGGGTTCTTACTTATTTGGTCTGCTTTTTTATCTCGTAAGTATCGGTATATTAGGTTTTGCAAATTACTTGAAAATGAGCTATCGTCAAGAACCAATCTATCCAGATGACTTAAAGATGATCACAGAGTTCAATTTACTCAAAGACATGACCGGAACACCGATTTTTATTGGGTTGATTCTACTAGCGATCCTTGCCTTTGGTGGAGTGGTCTGGGCAATTGTCCGTAGTTTCAAAAAAGATCGAACATTCCAAATCTATCGTATCTTGACTTTAATCATGACCGTTGCAATGATGGGTTATTTTAGTAACTTCAATAATCCCAATAATTTGTTGCGTAAAGCTTATAATCAAACGGCTTTGTGGATTCCTTATAGTCAAAAAATGAATTATTATAATACAGGATTTATTGGTGGCTTTTTGTACAATCTAAAAGTTGAACCGATGGAACGACCAGAAGGTTATTCAAAAGAAAAAATCAATGAAATCACTGAAAAATATCAAGCAATCGCAGACGAAAAAAATCAAACAGCAAGTGATGAGCAGCCAAATATCATTTATGTGATGAGTGAAAGCTTTTCTGATCCAAGTCATCTAAATGGTGTCACGGTGACCGGTGATCCCTTAGCTGACTATCGTGAAGTGGCAAATCAAACCTATAGTGGCCGAATGCTTTCGCAAAATTATGGTGGTGGAACAGCAAATATTGAGTTTGAAGCCTTAACGGGTCTATCCATGGCGCTATTCAATGGTCAAATGACCACACCATATACGATGCTCGTTCCCAAGCTGGATCAATTACCATCGCTTGTTTCCACGCTCAATGCACAAAACTACCGAACAACGGCGATCCATCCTTATAATACATCGATGTATAAACGTGAAGATGTCTATCAGACGCTAGGGTTTGATTCGTTTATCAGCGAGGGAAATATGACTTACACTGATACCATTGATAATAATCCATATATTTCAGATGAGTCTGCCTATAAAGAAATTTTAGACTTATTAAAAGATGAGCAAACGCCTCAGTTTGTCCATTTGGTCACGATGCAGACCCATATGCCTTATGCAGGCAAGTATTCGCAATTAGATTTTTCGGCTACAACAGAAGATGATACTGGAACAGATACACTCAACAATTATTTGCAAGATATTGCCTATAGTAGTCAAGCATTGAAAGCATTCACTGAAGCGCTGAAAGATACGCCAAGAAGAACACTAGTCGTTTTTTGGGGAGATCATTTACCGGGGATCTATTCGGACGAGATCAAAAATAAAAATGAGAAACAAGCCTTACATCAGACAGAGTTTCTCATGTTCGATACAGCAGGTGAGTTAGAGAAAGGTGAAACCAATGATGCTGTCACTAGCCCTTTTTATTTTGCAGCGAATCTTTTAGAACAAACGAATCAAAAGACCACTGGTTTTTATCAATTACTGCTTGAAATGGAGTCGGCTATTCCCGCGTTCGAACGAGAACTGTATTTTCAAAATGGCCAATGGGGAAAAGAAGCTCAGTTGAATCAGGCGCAAGAGGAAGTATACGAGGCGTATCGCTTGATCCAATATGATCTAGTTTCAGGAGAACAATATAGTTTGGATGCAGGATTTTATGAAAAATAA
- a CDS encoding family 43 glycosylhydrolase, with protein sequence MKKTTYANPIVLERADPWIYKHTDGYYYFTGSLPGYQSIELRRAKTIDGLKHAEKLLVWHAPKTGPMSQLIWAPEIHYIQGKWYIYFAASDHAEIRDRDHHHRMFVLENTSIDPMNTDWEEKGQIITATDTFSLDGTTFTHQGKLYYVWAQLDPRIPGNSNLYLSEMANPWTLTGKQLLLAIPEFSWEKQGFAVNEGPAVMVRNGKIFITYSGSATDENYAMGLLWAEESADLLDGYSWHKNPEPVFVSSEKNKQFGPGHNSFTLSEDGKEDVLVYHARPEKNEGIDPLNNPNRHANAQVFSWDTEGFPVFGEPVAYSADI encoded by the coding sequence ATGAAAAAAACAACTTATGCTAATCCAATCGTCCTTGAACGAGCCGATCCTTGGATCTACAAACATACGGACGGCTACTATTATTTTACGGGTTCTCTACCTGGTTATCAGTCCATCGAATTGAGACGTGCGAAAACGATCGATGGCTTGAAGCATGCAGAAAAGTTACTGGTTTGGCATGCACCTAAAACTGGACCCATGAGTCAGTTGATCTGGGCACCAGAAATCCATTATATCCAAGGAAAGTGGTATATCTATTTTGCAGCCAGTGATCATGCAGAGATTCGTGATCGGGATCATCACCATCGGATGTTCGTTCTTGAAAACACGTCCATTGACCCAATGAATACTGATTGGGAAGAAAAAGGGCAAATCATCACTGCTACAGACACGTTTAGTTTAGACGGCACGACTTTTACACATCAAGGAAAGTTGTATTATGTTTGGGCGCAATTAGACCCGCGTATTCCGGGAAACTCCAATCTCTATTTATCAGAAATGGCAAATCCTTGGACACTGACCGGAAAACAACTATTATTAGCCATCCCAGAATTTTCTTGGGAAAAGCAAGGATTTGCAGTCAATGAAGGACCAGCCGTAATGGTTCGTAACGGGAAAATATTCATCACTTACTCAGGGAGTGCCACGGATGAAAATTATGCAATGGGTTTGCTGTGGGCAGAAGAGTCAGCGGATCTACTTGACGGTTATTCTTGGCATAAAAATCCTGAACCTGTCTTTGTCTCTTCGGAGAAAAATAAGCAGTTTGGACCGGGACATAACTCCTTTACTCTCTCAGAAGATGGCAAAGAAGATGTATTAGTTTACCATGCACGACCAGAAAAAAATGAAGGAATCGATCCTCTGAACAATCCCAATCGTCATGCCAACGCACAAGTATTTTCGTGGGACACAGAGGGATTCCCAGTTTTTGGTGAACCAGTTGCGTATTCGGCTGATATTTGA
- a CDS encoding alpha-N-arabinofuranosidase produces the protein MKKVELKVRQGFSKGAISPRLFGSFVEHMGSVVYNGIFEPEHPTADKNGFRQDVLSYVKELSLGVIRYPGGNFTSGYDWQDTIGPVTERPKKIDLAWQGIEPNTFGLHEFFKWLDMVEAEPIMTVNLGTKGIDDARNLVEYCNFPQGTSWSELRKQNGQEQPFNVKLWCLGNELDGPWQIGAKSAYEYGRLANESAKAMKLVDESIETILVGSSTPRLASYPEWDRIALEEAYENVDYIALHNYIDKYDEEDLTKPPKNERADTKTYLAKAERFDRQIEEIIATCDYVKGYLRSDKTMYLAFDEWNVHSQPEQTYQKFQEGSPIDWCQFTMEDTLLFGTLGLAILRHADRVKIACQSLLVNTIPLILTEKNGIAWVNPTYYVMQHLAKYAKGTVLDQQTFCPTYECDTGKEVPIIDSVVVENEQEIVLFLVNRTEEKVSITTTHDFELETKAVQLVVKSDHLLDKNTKDAPNTIQPIEQVIDVNEKNTIHMVLEAYSWNVIRLKKCEEPI, from the coding sequence ATGAAAAAAGTTGAATTAAAGGTACGTCAAGGATTTTCTAAAGGAGCTATCAGTCCACGACTCTTCGGTTCTTTTGTTGAACATATGGGAAGTGTCGTGTATAACGGAATATTTGAACCAGAACATCCGACCGCGGATAAGAATGGCTTTCGACAGGACGTGCTTTCTTATGTAAAAGAACTGTCTTTAGGGGTGATCCGTTATCCTGGAGGGAATTTTACTTCAGGATATGACTGGCAAGATACGATTGGTCCAGTCACCGAGCGTCCAAAAAAAATCGATCTTGCATGGCAAGGAATCGAACCAAATACATTCGGGCTACATGAATTTTTCAAATGGTTAGACATGGTAGAAGCGGAGCCAATCATGACGGTGAATCTAGGCACAAAAGGAATCGATGATGCGCGTAATCTAGTAGAGTATTGTAATTTTCCTCAAGGAACCTCTTGGAGTGAGTTACGCAAACAAAACGGACAAGAGCAACCTTTTAACGTGAAACTTTGGTGCTTAGGAAATGAGTTAGACGGTCCTTGGCAAATTGGCGCAAAAAGTGCCTATGAGTATGGCAGGTTAGCCAATGAATCTGCCAAAGCGATGAAATTAGTCGATGAATCGATCGAAACGATTTTAGTCGGTAGTTCGACGCCACGCTTAGCGTCTTATCCTGAATGGGACCGAATCGCTTTAGAAGAAGCATATGAAAACGTTGATTATATTGCTTTGCATAATTACATCGATAAATATGACGAAGAAGATTTGACTAAACCTCCAAAAAATGAGCGAGCAGATACCAAAACTTACTTAGCTAAAGCGGAACGGTTTGATCGACAAATCGAAGAGATCATTGCGACGTGTGACTATGTGAAAGGCTATCTACGCAGTGACAAGACGATGTACTTAGCTTTTGATGAATGGAATGTTCATAGCCAACCAGAACAAACCTATCAAAAATTCCAAGAGGGGTCACCAATCGATTGGTGCCAGTTCACCATGGAAGATACATTACTGTTCGGCACGTTAGGTCTTGCGATTTTACGGCATGCAGATCGTGTCAAAATTGCTTGCCAATCGCTTTTAGTCAATACCATCCCGCTTATCCTAACAGAGAAAAATGGGATCGCATGGGTAAATCCGACCTATTATGTGATGCAACATCTGGCAAAATATGCGAAAGGCACTGTATTAGATCAACAAACGTTTTGTCCCACATATGAATGTGATACTGGAAAAGAAGTGCCGATCATTGATAGCGTAGTTGTCGAAAATGAGCAAGAAATCGTACTGTTTCTAGTGAATCGCACAGAAGAGAAAGTGTCCATTACGACAACGCATGATTTTGAGCTGGAGACTAAAGCAGTCCAACTAGTCGTAAAAAGTGATCATTTACTAGATAAAAATACGAAAGACGCTCCGAATACGATCCAGCCGATAGAACAAGTAATCGATGTAAATGAAAAGAACACGATCCATATGGTGCTTGAAGCATATTCTTGGAATGTCATCAGACTAAAAAAATGTGAGGAACCTATATGA